The following are encoded together in the Gadus chalcogrammus isolate NIFS_2021 chromosome 2, NIFS_Gcha_1.0, whole genome shotgun sequence genome:
- the si:ch211-106h11.3 gene encoding LOW QUALITY PROTEIN: CCN family member 1 (The sequence of the model RefSeq protein was modified relative to this genomic sequence to represent the inferred CDS: inserted 1 base in 1 codon) — MGTLLLLAALQMMTVGLVEAAGCPAVCECPVGPPSCPLGVSLVADGCGCCKVCAGQLNQDCHEGRPCDHHKGLDCNYGNDVASPHGICRAKAEGRACEYDGRMYQNGEDFRAGCKHQCTCIDGAMGCIPLCPAHLPLATPSCPAPRLVKVPGQCCHRLDCSETAIAAATPARRWPAPPPAYSPLFPFLPYKPYPYPDHPYVKTKAYPKPHPYPHKPRKDRKQWREEEGRGNALLDPGRKWEKPQRLKHLATWRQAGDQCVVQTTSWXQCSRSCGVGVSSRVTNDNAKCKLVKETRLCNVRPCSSMSLPVKKGRKCSRTHKAPEPHRLSYAGCRTARLYRPNYCGVCRDGRCCSPRRTRTATVTFACADGERFDRAVMFIQSCKCSDECNHLNEAAMTPQRWLYGDTHKFLD, encoded by the exons ATGGGGACCCTACTACTGCTGGCCGCTCTGCAGATGATGACGGTCGGACTG gtggaggctgCCGGCTGCCCCGCGGTGTGCGAGTGCCCGGTGGGCCCGCCCTCCTGCCCCCTGGGGGTCAGCCTGGTGGCGGACGGCTGCGGCTGCTGTAAGGTGTGCGCTGGGCAGCTGAACCAGGACTGCCACGAGGGCCGACCCTGCGACCACCACAAGGGCCTGGACTGTAACTACGGCAACGACGTGGCCAGCCCCCACGGCATCTGCAGAG CAAAGGCGGAGGGTCGCGCCTGCGAGTACGACGGCCGCATGTACCAGAACGGTGAGGACTTCCGGGCGGGCTGCAAGCACCAGTGCACCTGCATCGACGGCGCCATGGGCTGCATCCCGctctgccccgcccacctgccGCTGGCCACGCCCTCCTGCCCTGCCCCGCGCCTGGTCAAGGTCCCGGGGCAGTGCTGCCACCGCCTGGACTGCAGCGAGACCGCCATCGCCGCGGCGACACCCGCCCGCCGCTGGCCGGCCCCGCCACCGGCCTACTCCCCGCTGTTCCCCTTCCTGCCCTACAAGCCGTACCCCTACCCGGACCACCCCTACGTCAAGACCAAGGCGTACCCCAAGCCCCACCCATACCCCCACAAGCCCCGCAAGGACAGGAAGCAgtggcgggaggaggaggggcggggcaaCGCGCTGCTGGACCCCGGCAGGAAGTGGGAGAAACCACAGCGACTCAAGCACCTGGCCA catGGAGGCAGGCGGGCGACCAGTGTGTGGTCCAGACCACTTCCT TCCAGTGCTCTCGGAGCTGtggagtgggcgtgtcctcccgGGTGACCAATGACAACGCTAAGTGTAAACTGGTGAAGGAGACGCGGCTGTGCAACGTGCGTCCCTGCAGCTCCATGTCCCTCCCGGTCAAG AAGGGCAGGAAGTGCTCGCGTACCCACAAGGCGCCGGAGCCCCACCGCCTGTCCTACGCAGGCTGCCGCACCGCGCGCCTCTACCGGCCCAACTACTGCGGCGTGTGCCGCGACGGGCGCTGCTGCTCGCCGCGCCGCACGCGCACCGCCACCGTCACCTTCGCCTGCGCCGACGGCGAGCGCTTCGACCGCGCCGTCATGTTCATCCAGTCCTGCAAGTGCAGCGACGAGTGCAACCACCTGAACGAGGCGGCCATGACGCCCCAGCGGTGGCTCTACGGAGACACGCACAAGTTCCTCGATTAG
- the ddx39ab gene encoding DEAD (Asp-Glu-Ala-Asp) box polypeptide 39Ab, with product MDTMAENDNELLDYEEDEEPQGVPEATQTLKKEVKGSYVSIHSSGFRDFLLKPELLRAIVDCGFEHPSEVQHECIPQAILGMDILCQAKSGMGKTAVFVLATLQQIEPVDGQVSVLVMCHTRELAFQISKEYERFSKYMPTVRAAVFFGGMAIKKDEEVLKKNCPHIVVGTPGRTLALIRGKSLVLKHIKHFVLDECDKMLEQLDMRHDVQEIFRLTPHEKQCMMFSATLSKEVRPVCRKFMQDPMEVFVDDETKLTLHGLQQYYCKLKDSEKNRKLFDLLDVLEFNQVVIFVKSVQRCVALSQLLVEQNFPAIAIHRGMAQEERLSRYQQFKDFQRRILVATNLFGRGMDIERVNIVFNYDMPEDSDTYLHRVARAGRFGTKGLAVTFVSDETDAKTLNDVQDRFEVNVAELPDEIDISTYIEQSR from the exons ATG GACACCATGGCTGAGAACGACAATGAGCTGCTGGActacgaggaggacgaggagccccAGGGGGTCCCAGAGGCCACCCAGACCTTGAagaaggaggtgaaggggtCCTACGTGTCCATCCACAGCTCTGGGTTCCGGGACTTCCTGCTGAAGCCGGAGCTCCTCAGGGCAATCGTGGACTGTGGCTTCGAGCATCCCTCAGAAG TGCAGCACGAGTGCATCCCCCAGGCCATCCTGGGCATGGACATCCTGTGCCAGGCAAAGTCCGGTATGGGCAAGACAGCCGTGTTCGTGCTCGCCACCCTGCAGCAGATTGAGCCCGTTGATGGACAG GTCTCCGTTCTGGTCATGTGCCACACGAGGGAGCTGGCCTTCCAGATCAGCAAGGAGTACGAGCGCTTCTCCAAGTACATGCCCACGGTGCGAGCGGCCGTGTTCTTCGGCGGCATGGCCATCAAGAAGGACGAGGAGGTGCTGAAGAAGAACTGCCCCCACATTGTGGTCGGGACGCCCGGCCGCACGCTGGCCCTGATCCGCGGGAAGTCCCTGGTCCTGAAGCACATCAAGCACTTTGTCCTGGACGAGTGCGACAAGATGCTGGAGCAGCTCG ACATGAGGCACGACGTGCAGGAGATCTTCAGACTCACGCCCCACGAGAAGCAGTGCATGATGTTCAGCGCCACGCTCAGCAAGGAGGTCCGGCCCGTCTGCAGGAAGTTCATGCAAGAC CCCATGGAGGTGTTTGTGGACGACGAGACGAAGCTGACCCTCCACGGCCTGCAGCAGTACTACTGCAAGCTGAAGGACAGCGAGAAGAACCGCAAGCTCTTTGACCTGCTGGACGTGCTGGAGTTCAACCAG GTGGTGATCTTCGTCAAGTCGGTTCAGCGCTGCGTGGCTCTGTCCCAGCTCCTAGTGGAGCAGAACTTCCCCGCCATCGCCATCCACCGAGGCATGGCCCAGGAAGAGAG gctcTCCCGCTACCAGCAGTTCAAGGACTTCCAGAGGAGAATCCTGGTGGCCACCAACCTGTTCGGTCGAGGCATGGACATCGAGAGGGTCAACATTGTGTTCAACTACGACATGCCCGAGGACTCTGACACCTACCTGCAtagg gtggCCCGTGCTGGACGCTTCGGGACCAAGGGCCTCGCCGTCACCTTTGTGTCGGACGAGACGGACGCCAAGACCCTGAACGACGTACAGGACCGCTTTGAGGTCAACGTGGCCGAGCTCCCCGATGAGATCGACATCTCCACCTACA TCGAGCAGTCCAGATAA